The Pirellulales bacterium genomic sequence GTCGACGATCCCGAACTTGACATGATCACCGTGCGGATCGACGCCGACAACGTGTACTGGATCGCCGCCCCCGCATGGCCCGACGAGCAGCGGGCGATGAGCGCCGCGGCGATGCGGGACAAGCTGCGCGAGGCACGGACCGACGGCCCGAAGCCGCCGAACAAACTGCTCGTGCAGGCGCACGGCGATTCGCGTCATGAAAGCGTCGTCGCGGCGCTCGACGGCGGGGCCGGCGCCGGATGCGAGGAGATCGCCCTCATGAGCTACGAAGACGGAGACTTGGATTTCTAGTCTCCCCCCGACCCGCTTTCGCTCGCACCCCACGAACGCTCACCCGCTGACGCCATGACGCCCGACGATTTTCTTGACGTCCTCGCCGAACGCAAATCGGTCTCGACCGGCGTGATCGCCCAACTGCGGCAGAAGGTGCGGCAGGGAGACCACCGGATCACGTCGAAGAGCCTGTTGAAGTTTCTGGTGAAGAAGGAACTGATCGACCGGGACGAGGCGAAGCGGTTGCTGGAGACGTCGTTGATCGTCAGCCCGGGTGCCGAATCGAGCATCCTGGGGCTCGTGCCGCTGCCGAAGCGGCCGAACCAACCCCCTGCGACGCCCCCCGCCGAACCCCCTGCCCCGATAAGGCGACCGGCTCGCGAGGAGGAGCCGATCGCATTGATGCCGGCCGAGGAGCTGCCGGCGGCCCCCGGCGGGCTCGAGAGTCTGCCGGGCGATCGGAGCTTGTTCTCGTCGGCAGGGCTCGACGACGCGGCCGCCGGACATGACCCGCTGCTTGAGGCCGAGGGGGGCGCTGGCGCCGACGGTTCCAGCGGGAAAAAGAAGCGATCCCGAAAAAAACGCGACCGTCGCCGGCAGAATGAATGGGACTCGCCGCTGATCTTGCTCGGGTTCGGGGGCTTGGCGTCGCTGCTGATTGCCGGCGCGGTGATCTGGTACCTGCTGTTCCGCGAGAACGCCGACAAACTGCTCCAAGACGCGGGCCGGTTGTTCGACGCGGGGTCGTATTCGCAGGCGATCACGCAGTACGAAAAGTTTGTCGCCGATTTCCCCCGGCACTCGGATGTCAGCCAAGCCCGGGTTCGGCTGGAGATGTCCAAGCTGTGGCGCGACACGACCGGCCGCAGCGACTTCACGACCGCGCTCGCTACGGCTCAGGCGACGACTGCCGCGATTCAGGACGAGCCGGCCTTCAGCAGCGAAGGGGAGTCGGGGGGCGGAAGCCTCTCGCAAGCGAAGAGCGAGCTTTCCGAGTTGCTCGCCAAGATCGCCACGGGGCTGGCGGCCCAGGCTGAACAGGCGACCGAGCCCGCGGAGATTCGCCAGCTCATCGACTCCTCAAAGAGCGCGGTCGGGCTCTGCATGAACACCAAGTTCGTCCCGCAACGGCTGCGGCTGGACAGCGAGTTGGAATCGGTTCGCGAGACGCTCGAGCGCGTCCAGCGGCGGCTCACCCGCAACGAGGATCTTGCGCAGACGATCGCCGCGATGGACGCCGCGATCAAGGCCGCCGACCCCGCCGCGGCGTTCACGGCCCACAAGGAACTGCTGGCCACCTACCCGATGTTGGTGACCGACGAACAATTGGGGGCGAAGGTCCGCGAAGTGTCGGCCGCGGAGCAGGCCTTGGTGAAGTTCACCGCCGAGCCCCGCGCCGCCGAAACCGCCGAGCGCCCCGCTCCCCTGGCCGCCGCGATCGCTCTGGCCGAGCGACTAAGCTCTGCGGGCCCCAGCGGCGAGACGGGCGCGATCGCCGTGCGGATCGACGGCGTGCTCTACGGCCTGTCGGCCAGCGACGGGACCCTGCTGTGGCGTCGGCCGGTCGGCGTCGGCGGGACCGCCTTCGCGGGGCCCGACGATCTGCAGATCGCCGTCGACTCGCTTCATCAGGAGGTCGTCGCCGTGGACGGCTCTTCGGGCAAGCTCGCGTGGCGCCAACCGCTGGGGGAAGCCCTCGGTCAGGGCGCCCTGCGTGACGCGACGCTGCTCGTCCCCGGCGCGTCGGGCAAGTTGTACGTCCTTGACGCCGTCAGCGGCGAGTTGCGCGGCCACGTCCAATTCAGCCAGCCGATTCGCATTCCCCCGGCGTTCAGTCCCCGCGGCGACCGAGTCTATGTCGTCGGCGATTACTCGAATCTTTATACGCTCGACGCGCAGACCCTGTCGTGCTTGGGAGTCTACTTCGTCGGACACGCCAAAGGGAGCGTGCAGGCCCCGCCGCTGCCGGTGCTCAACAAGGTGCTCGTCGCCGAGAACGCCGGGGTCGAGACGTGCCAACTCCACGTCGTGGGGCTCGACAAACGGCAAGCGGCGATGCAGCCCGTGACGGTGTTGCGGTTGAAGGGCCCCGTCGTTACGCCGCTGTTGTCGGCCGGGCGTCGATTTGCGGCGCTCACCACGTTGGGCGAGGTCGCGGTGTACGAAGCGGGCGCCGGCGACGACGCGGCGGCGATCACGCAACTCGCCAAGCGAGACGCGAACCTCGCCGCATCGATCGCGCCGTTCGGGATGCTCGTCGAGGGGACTCAGGAGTCGCACCTGTGGGTCGCCGCGGGCAACTTGCAGAAGTTCGCGGTCCAACCGACCGGCAATCGGCTGCCGGTCCGCACGCTGCCGCGCGACTATCCTGGAGACGTGTTCGATCAGGCGTTGCTCCGAACCGGCGAAGTGCTGATCCATGTGCGGCGTCCGCAAAACGGCGGAGGCGCGATCGTCGAAGCCCTCGATCGCGACACCGACAAGACGCTGTGGGAGACGCGGTTGGCCGC encodes the following:
- a CDS encoding biopolymer transporter ExbD, with product MSHDHQGSHEFDEFLTTEEMEATRPRDVDDEMDLTPMVDVTFLLLIFFMITAAFAASKAINVPPVSDDAAQNQVVDDPELDMITVRIDADNVYWIAAPAWPDEQRAMSAAAMRDKLREARTDGPKPPNKLLVQAHGDSRHESVVAALDGGAGAGCEEIALMSYEDGDLDF
- a CDS encoding PQQ-binding-like beta-propeller repeat protein, with product MTPDDFLDVLAERKSVSTGVIAQLRQKVRQGDHRITSKSLLKFLVKKELIDRDEAKRLLETSLIVSPGAESSILGLVPLPKRPNQPPATPPAEPPAPIRRPAREEEPIALMPAEELPAAPGGLESLPGDRSLFSSAGLDDAAAGHDPLLEAEGGAGADGSSGKKKRSRKKRDRRRQNEWDSPLILLGFGGLASLLIAGAVIWYLLFRENADKLLQDAGRLFDAGSYSQAITQYEKFVADFPRHSDVSQARVRLEMSKLWRDTTGRSDFTTALATAQATTAAIQDEPAFSSEGESGGGSLSQAKSELSELLAKIATGLAAQAEQATEPAEIRQLIDSSKSAVGLCMNTKFVPQRLRLDSELESVRETLERVQRRLTRNEDLAQTIAAMDAAIKAADPAAAFTAHKELLATYPMLVTDEQLGAKVREVSAAEQALVKFTAEPRAAETAERPAPLAAAIALAERLSSAGPSGETGAIAVRIDGVLYGLSASDGTLLWRRPVGVGGTAFAGPDDLQIAVDSLHQEVVAVDGSSGKLAWRQPLGEALGQGALRDATLLVPGASGKLYVLDAVSGELRGHVQFSQPIRIPPAFSPRGDRVYVVGDYSNLYTLDAQTLSCLGVYFVGHAKGSVQAPPLPVLNKVLVAENAGVETCQLHVVGLDKRQAAMQPVTVLRLKGPVVTPLLSAGRRFAALTTLGEVAVYEAGAGDDAAAITQLAKRDANLAASIAPFGMLVEGTQESHLWVAAGNLQKFAVQPTGNRLPVRTLPRDYPGDVFDQALLRTGEVLIHVRRPQNGGGAIVEALDRDTDKTLWETRLAAPAAGAPAVDPQGLRISAASSAGGVYLLDRQSLGRRVQDRPLRAEGPGGQVALDELVDLGGGRMVAGAVGAKTLLLFRPDAPRDSLLPLPLPAALACEPIPWGEGVVVPTQIGQVFWLSAVDGGQLAAPFQPRMEPGQDVAWLAPTAVPGSELRFAISDGAKKLYLVGVQGVGAQAALAVAAEVELGEASLETPLAAIAGRIVAGDSQGNLAAFDAATLAPAEPTSLGGRITWGPFPLGPPGGAAEAVLAALDSGEVVAISPTAGVAWRQQVAGQLGGRPLVEGDGVWLLDVEGRLIRLALKDGQESVRIELDEPAVFGPVPFGPRLVVAGSDGALLVVNRP